The window AAATCATGTTTTGGTACATCTTCGATACAAACCATGAGAGAGCTACCCGTACCATAAGTAGCTTTTACAACGCCATGGTTAAATCCTCCCTGTCCATACAGGGCCGCATGAGAATCTCCTGCTTGCGCTAAAATCGGCACTCCATCAATTATGCAAGAAACGCCAGATGTCACACCACGTTCACCAGCAGACGCACGAACTTCAGGTAAACATTGTTCTGGTATTTGGTATAAATCAAGTAACAACGGATCCCAACGAAAAGTGTTTATATTGAACAACTGATATCGTGAAGCATTAGAAACATCCGTAACAAATTGCTCACCGCCAGTAAGTTTCCACACCAACCAGCTATCTACAGTCCCAGCACACAGTTCACCACGTATAGCTCTTTGCGTACCGTTTTCGATACTATCAAGCAACCAACGGATTTTTGATGCAGGAAACAGGGGGTCAATAACAGATCCCGTTAAAGATTTAACTAGATCCGCTTCCGGTTTTTTTGCGATCTCTGCACAAATATCTTCAGAGCGGCGACACTGCCAACTCACCAACGGGGTTAATGCCTCGCCGCTACTTCTTTCCCAAATCAATACAGATTCACGTTGGTTGCTGATTGCAACACCCGCTAGAAAGCTCTTGTCAAGATCCATAAGACAGGCTGCAATTGCCTCTTCAGTAGCAACCCAAATTTTTTCAGGATCCTGCTCTGCCCAACCAGGATGAGGATATACTAGTTGCACTGGTACACTACCTTTGCTCAACACATCTCCATTTTGGCTGACAGAGATCGCTTTAGCGTTCGTCGTTCCTTCATCAATTGCTAGGATAAACGGCTGAGACATGTTACTTCTCCTCTAACATCTCTAGCGCAGTTTTCACTATGCCATTTACATCAAAACCGTGATAAGCGCGTAGAGATTTACGATCACCAGCCATTGCATAGCCACCATCAGAAATACCAAGTCGTTTAACTCGATTCCCAGTGCCAAACTCCGCTACAACTTCACATATCAGCGCACCGACACCGCCATTTACGTTGTGTTCCTCAACTGTAATAACGGATTGAACTTTAGATAGATACTCAGCTAATTGATGGGTATCACATGGTCGAATTGATGACAGACACAGAACTTGCGAAGAGATTCCCTGATCACGAAGTACAGCCGCAGCATCGACAACTTCGTGCATTGCTGAGCCCATACCAACAAGTAATATATCTTCTCCCTCTGACAGGACATCCACTTTCCCAGGCTCAAATTTGTAGCCTTCACCAAATAATTCAGGCAACTCCTTACCATCCATACGAATATAGACGGGACCCTGTTTATCGATCGCGTAGTCGATAATCTGACGACACTGCATCGGTGACGCAGGAGCGTAAATTTCAATGTTACCGAAACCACGCATAACCGATATATCATCAATACTATGGTGAGTGCTCGCTAGCGGGCCATAACTAGCACCAGAATTTAAACCAAACAACTTCACATTTGTGTTGTTGTAGCATATATCTACTTTGACCTGCTCATTTGCTCTAGAAACTAAAAATGGCGCTGCGTTACACGTAACCGCTACTTTGCCGCCCAGAGCTAATCCAGCAGCAGTACCAACTAAAACTTGCTCTGCAATACCCACATTCACTAAACGCTCAGGAAACGCCTTAATGAAAGGTGCAATTTTCGCGGTGGAAGTGGAATCTGCCACTACAGGTACAAGATCTACTCCTCGTTTCTATGGCTGAGATAAAACGCTCAACCATAATATTTGCAAAATGTTCTGCATTAGCCATGATTCAATTCCTCCAACGCCAACGTAACTTCCTCACCTTTAGGCACTCTGTGGTGCCACTCTGGACGCCCTTGAATAAAGGAAATCCCTGCGCCTTTAATGGTATTCGCAATAACCACATGTGGCTTACCTTCTGGTTTTAAGCTTTCGAGTGTTGTGACGACAGATTCTATGTTATTACCCTCACACTCGGTCACTTGCATACCAAAGGCTTTCCATTTTTCATCCAAAGGATCGGTTTTCATGATGTCTTCAGTGAAACCAGCCAATTGCAATTTGTTTTTGTCGTTGATGATAATCAAGTTATCCAGCTCATAATGGGCGGCGACTAATGCAGCTTCCCAGTTGCTGCCCTCAGCCAACTCACCATCACCCGTGAGAACATAAATTTTGCGTTTACTACCTGATTTTTTGGCAGCAAGGGCTAAACCAACCGCGACAGGAAGTCCATGGCCTAAAGCCCCCGTATTCAACTCGACACCAGGAGTTTTATGCTTAACTGGGTGACCCGGAAGTTTGGAATCAGCATGCTGGTAAGTAGCTAACCAATCGATAGGAAAATATCCTGCTTCTGCTAAACAGCAATAATAACCGCCAGCTGCATGCCCCTTGGATTGAATGTACACATCCCTTTCAGGATCCTCTAAACGGTCTGGAGCACAATTAAGAATTCTAAAATATAACGATGTGACAATTTCAACTTGAGAAAGGTCAGCCCCAGTGTGACCACCAGCTGGACTTTCCGAGTTCAACACCACAATTCGCTTGCGAATATCGGTGGCTTTTTTAACGAGTTCATCAGTCGATAAACGATAAGGGTTCATATTAACCTCCAATATATTCACTACTGAATATATATTCATAAAGAGAAAAAAATAGCATAAGTACATCAGAATGTGACATTAACTGATATTTCGCTCCTGCTAGATTAAACTTAATCAACAGCTTTTTGAGACGTAATTGCTGCTTTGTACTGCATCTTGCTTTGCATCTGATCGATAATAACAGCGATAATGATGACGATACCTTTAATCACCATTTGCCAAAACTCACTTACTCCCATCATAACTAACCCATCAGCCAAAATACCGATAACGAAAGCGCCAATAATGGTTCCAACTACCGTACCACGACCGCCTGCTAGAGATGTCCCCCCTAGCACAACAGCGGCAATGGCATTCATTTCAAATGCTGTACCTGTAGCTGGGTGGCTAGCAACTAATTGAGAGGTGACAACAATACCTGCTAATGCCGCACACAAACCCGAAATTGTATATACCCAAACTTTGACGTTATTAACTTTAACACCCGAAAGTTCTGCTGCACGTTCGTTGTCACCAATCGCGTAAACGTGACGACCAAAAGGCAACTTCTTCGCCACATAAGCAATAATACATGCCACCAAAAACATCAACCAAATTGCATATGGAATTCCGAATAGATAGCCAGAACCAATGAGATCAAACCCCGTATTGCCAAGTTGAGGGTTACCCTGTAATCCTGGGAAGGTTTCGCCACCAGATAGCAACATCGCTGCACCTCGAATCACATACATGGTACCTAAGGTGCAAATGAAAGGAGCTACGTTATAACGTGTTATGAGTAGTCCATTGAGCGCCCCTATGGCTCCACCAATAACCAGTACCATAGGTACAATTACCCATACACTTGGGAATATCGCAATCCCAAACATCGGTAACACAATACCTTTTGATATCAAGTAACCAGCAACCATACCGCAAAAGCCCAAAGTGGCACCAATTGACAAGTCGATTCCTGCGGTAATGATGACAAACGTAATACCTAGCGCAAGAAAGGCGTTGATAGATATATGCTTAACCATGATGATTAAACTACTTGGCGCTAAAAACCCATCCACGGTGAATGAGAAGAAGCCCAATATAATAAATAACGCTATAAAAGTTCTCAATTTCAACAAAATCAAACCAATGTTCGCGGAGTTAAATTGATTTTGTGGCACTGTCATGCCGTCAATTGCTTTGGCTTTCATAATTAAAATCCTTGCGCACTAGCTAGTACTAAGTCTTCTTCTGTAGTTTCTTTTCGAAGCACATTTGCTGTAAGTTTGCCATTTGACATCACCAGTATTCTGTCTGATATCGCCATTATTTCTTTCAGGTCAGAAGTTGAGAACAGAACCCCAATACCTTGTTGTGAGAGCTTCACCATCATTTCAAAAACATCAGCTTTAGCGCCCACATCGATACCCCGAGTTGGTTCATCCAACAACAAAACTTTGGGCTCGTTCAACAACGAACGGCCAATAACCACTTTTTGTTGGTTTCCGCCACTCAACGCCTGAATTTCAACTTTTGGAGAAGAGACTTTTATCGATAAGTTACCAATCGTTTCTTCTACGGCTTTCCCTTCTTCTTGCTCCGAAATCGCCATGCCATTTAATCGCTTCCAAAGGCTTGAAATCGTCAAATTGCTGGCAACAGAACTAACCGGAAAAATGCCAGACTGTTTACGGTCTTCGGGTACTAGACCAATACCCATTTTTACGCGGTCCGGCGTCGTCGTTTTAGAACCAATAATTTTCCCATTCAGAGAGAAACGACCTGAATATTTTGTTTTACCGACCAAACATTCAAATAGTTCCGTACGTCCTGCTCCCATCAAACCGTAGATTCCAACAATCTCACCTTCACGAACATAAAACGACACATCGTTAACTACACTCGATTCAGACTCGTTGACACAAGTAATACCTTCAGCTTCCAATACCTTCACACCGTATTCACGATTCTCAGGCAAGAAATCCGCAACTGGATCGCTACCTAGCATCTGACGAACTATCCAGGGCACGCTGATCTCTTGAAACCGCCGCTTCGGATTGGAATTTCCCGTCTCTCAAAATCGTAATATAAGTACCAATTTCCATTAGTTCTTCTAGACGATGAGAGATATAAATGATGGATACTCCTTGAGCCGTAAGGTCTCGAATAACATCAAATAAAATCTCAACTTCTTTCTTACTCAATGCCGAAGTAGGTTCATCTAGAATTAGGACATCGACTTTTCCTGATAGCGCTTTTGCTATCTCTACAAGCTGTTTCTGACCAACTTTCAAATTAGAAACAAATTCATTTGGATCGATATCCTGTTTGAGCCTCTTCATTAACTCATTCGCAATCTGACATTGTGTTGCATTATCGATAGGGGAAAAACCTTTCTGCTTCTCTCTCCCTAAAAATATATTTTCGGCAACCGTCAAGTTATCAGAAAGATTTAACTCTTGATGGACCATACCAATACCATGTTCAGCCGCGCTGCGAGTGCTATCAAACGAGACAGGTTTACCTGCAATATATATTTGCCCTTCTGTCTGTTGCTGAACACCAGCGAGTATCTTCATCAATGTGGATTTTCCAGCACCATTTTCGCCAATGATTACATTAACAGCACCGCGATAAACGTTATACGAGACATTATCTAGTGCCTTAGTTTCCAGGAAAAACCATTGAAATGTTTTCCGCTCTCATAACAATGTCTTTATTATCAGGTCTCATAACTTTCACCTCTCAATAATTTCAAGAGGAATGATTTCAGTAACATCGTTATCTTTAAAAGTTACTGCTGCCAATACATCTAGTTTACGGCCCCTCCATGAACTATTTGGTCTAGTAAAGTTTTGGATAGCTTTTTTGTTAAGTTCTTTAGATAAGCGAGCAAACTGAACCTGATTCTTGAAATCATCGAAATTAATAAAACTCGCTGCATCACGAATCGAATTACCACGAACTATGGGTCCAATTTGAAGTACAAGCTTTTGATCTTGGGTTTCTAGCGCCATAGTTCCTACTTTATTATTATCATCAACAGCGCTAACCAAACCGCTAATTCTGACAAAAGCGCTATTCCTGCCGTCAGTAGTTTTTTGATCAATTGATCTGGAAACCGTGTTAGCTTCCTGAAGAATGTCACTCCAGAATTTTTCTGCAAGAACCTCCGGTGTCAGATTCTTAATCGAAGTAGCCTCTTCAGCTGTCATTGGGATAATTGGATTACCATTTTTATCTAACTTCACCACGTCACATCCAATAAGGGCAAAGCAAATAACCGAAATCAACGACCATTTCGTAAAATTCATTACACTCATGTCTCTCTATCCTTTAAACATATTGATATAGTCAAAACAGGTGAGCTGGAGAAAAATTCCGCTCACCTTAAAGACTTATTTCAATGCAAAAGTATCAAGTGTCTTAGCGTTAGAATCATCAATCAAAATGCAATCCATCAATTGTTTTTCATCCAAGCCGGTAGAACCTGTTCTAATATATTTATCCGCTTGAACCATTGCCATTTGAGCTTGATCCCATGCTGGCTGCAAAACTGTGGCTTTAATATTCGCGCCGGCGATAATTGAGTCACGAACATAATCACTGCCATCGAAACCAACTACAATCACATCGTTACGACCTGCAGCTTTTAGAGCGGCTTCAGCCCCCAAAGCCATAGTGTCATTACCCGAAATAACACCTTTAATGTCTGGGTTAGCCTGAAGAATAGATTCCATACGAGTAAAAGCTTCTGTCTGACTCCAGTTTGCGGTTTGTTTTGCAACCATTTTCAAATCTGTATAGTCATCAAGAAACGTCATGATAACCTTGAGAACGAACGTGAGCGTTGGTGTCAGACTCACGGCCCAGCAGTTCAACATACTTACCTTCTCCCCCCATCAGTTCAACAAATTTCTCAGCGCCTAGCTGAGCGCCTTGATAGTTATTAGAAACAATCTGAGAAACTGCTACACCAGTTTTATTTATTTCGCGATCAATTAAGAAAGCCGGAACACCAGCTTGCTTCGCCTTCTCTAATGCACCAATTGTCACATCAGAACCTGCGTTATCAAGAATAATGGCTTTTGCTTTACGAGCTATCGCAGTGGAAATCAGCTGATCTTGCTTGTTTGCATCATCATCATGAGATGCCACTAAAGTTGTGTAACCTAACTCTTCGGCTTTCTCTTTTGCCCCCATAGCTTCTGCTTTGAAGAAAGGGTTGTCATGGGATGGAGTGATAATTGCTATTAATCCGTTATCAGCCGAAGCAAGGCCGGGAAAGGCCATAGCGAAAGCTAACGCGCTGATAGTCAGTATCTTGTTTTTCATTATAGTTACCCTCTGAATATATATTCACTTCACGTTATTTATTCATAACAACCTTAATCACACACCTAGAATCTGTCTAGATCGTGTTGTACAAAATCAGAACACAATCACAATCAGAGAATATTAATTACGCAGTGAATGCCATAATCAACATGGAGTTTACATGAAGAGACATACTTTAAATCCGGTAACCAATCGAGCAAAAATTTTTATTAGTATCAATATAAACCATTGATATATAAATATTTAAAAAATAAAAATCCTCGATATGATTATGCAAAAATTAGGAATGCTATTTAGCTATTGAGGTGATATACTCAGCAATGAATATATATTCGAGAATAAATTTAAATTCAGGAGTAGTGTATGGCTTTGAGTAAAATAGAGGACATCATTGAAGATATCCGGCTAGGTAAAATGGTTATCCTCATGGATGACGAAGACAGAGAGAATGAAGGTGACATCCTAATCGCCGCAGAAAAAATTACTCCTGAAATCATAAACTTCATGGTTACTCAAGGGAAAGGACTCCTATGTCTAACGATTACAGAGCAGCGCGCTAAACAATTGAACTTGCCTGTAATGGTACGTAAGAACACCGAGCAATTCGGCACCAACTTTACAGTATCCATCGAAGCCGCTTCTGGTATTACGACTGGTATTTCAGCTCAAGACAGAGCACACACTATACAATTGGCTGTAAATACAGAGGCAAAGGCATCAGACTTAGTATCTCCTGGCCATGTATTCCCAATCATAGCTAAGCCTGGTGGAGTGCTAATTCGTGCTGGCCATACCGAAGCCGGCTGCGATTTAGCTAAACTGGCAGGTTTTGAGCCATCATGTGCAATAATAGAAATTCTTAACCCTGATGGCACAATGGCTCGCCGACCTCAACTTGAAGAGTTTGCAGCACAGCATAATATTAAACTTGGCACTATTGCAGATTTAATTAAGTACCGCCTTCAAACTGAAAGTGTAATTGAGTGCGTACTTGAGCAGGATCTTATGACTAAACAGGGCGCTTTTACTCTTACAACGTTTAAGGATACCATCAACAGCCAACTACACTACGCGCTCTCAACAAAAAAACTAAATGTCAGCGATGAAGAGGGCGCTCCATTGGTTTCGAGTGCATGCCCTAAGTTATCCACTTGATCTTTTCAACGTGGATTCTAATAAGTGGAATATCCAAGACGCAATGGAACAAATACAAGAAAGTCCAACAGGTGGTGTGTTAGTTGTTATTGGTAAACCACTTTCAAATGATTCAATCATTGCTCATTTAACGAATGAAGCCTCAAACAGCACAAAACAACAGGCTAGTAGCGAGATTGGTATCGGTTCGCAAATCCTACAACATCTCGGCATTCATAAAATGCGCTTATTAACATCAACAGAGGTCAAATACGGTGCTCTTTCAGGATTTGACCTGGCGATTGAAGGTAATGTAAAGAAGCTAGCTAAGTAAAATTTTTAAACGTACCTAAACGTTTACGTTTAAGGTACGTTTACTCCTATATCCAGGCTGTTTACTTGTAAAAATCCAAATATATTTCCTTTGATAAAATAAAGGGATAGTAATGAGGGAATCAATCAATATTTTTTCTGAATATTTTAATAGTGCCCCTTGGTTTATAAAGCTGATACAGAACCTTTGTTCACATAGGTAAACCAGTAGAATATACAAGCCAACATTCCATTCAGCTATGTCTGCTATTCTGATGTGGGAAATTATAAACCTCCTCGCCAATAATAAGCTGAATCCCTATTTAGACACAAAATCCACATAGAAAACTTCTACCTTTATACATAGTCAGAAAGATTTATTGTATAAGCTGAAGACCTTTTTCTTAACGCCCTTCCAGCGCGTTAACAGTATGCCGCTTGCAATGACAATATAGATAATCGGCTCCGCGACTTCTGACTTGACCGACCAATAAAAATGTACCACGGCCAGTATTGTCGCGAGGTAGACCCAGTTATGCAGTTTTTGCCATTTCGCGCCCATTTTACGTTGCATCGCATGTGTTGAAGTGACAGCTAAAAGAAACAGAATGATCCAAACGGCTGCACCGACCGTCAAGTAAGGACGTTTAACAATTTCGGAGGCCAGTAAACTCACATCCAACCCTAAGTCGAGCGTTGCGAAAGCAATGAGATGGAGCAACGCCCAGAAAAAGCTGTACAGCCCCAGCAGACGCCGGACACGCATCAACAGGCCTTGCTTTGTCCAGCGCGCAATCGGTGACACCAGCAGAGTGATAAGCAAGGTATTCAGCGAACTGATGCCCGTGAAATGAATGATACTCTGAACAGGGTCCCCACCTAATGTATTGTTACTCACAGCGATCACAAGCAACGCGAAGAAACCCCAAAGAAACGATATGAATCAGGGCTTTCAGGGCGATGATCGCTTTCGGTGGCACCTTTCTCAATAGAATTTCCTCAGATCCATATTTTTGTACAGATACGCGACTTGTTCTTGATAACCATTAAACATTAATGTGGGTTGTCTTCTGGAGTTAAATACACTGCCCTCACCAATAAAGCGCTCGCTTGCCTGGCTCCAGCGCGGGTGGTCGACTTGCGGATTCACATTGGCATAAAAGCCATATTCATCAGCTGCTAAGCGATTCCAAGTTGTGGGCGGCTCTTGATCGGTCAGGCGAATGCGTACAATCGACTTGATGCTTTTGAAACCGTACTTCCACGGCACCACAAGCCGGAGTGGAGCGCCGTTTTGCGGGGCGAGGGTTTTACCGTATAAGCCGACCGAAATCAGTGTCAGCGGGTTCATCGCTTCATCGAGACGTAGCCCCTCAACATACGGGTAATCGATGCTACTGAAAGAGTTCTGAGCCGGAAACTGTTTAGGGTCATAGAGGGTTTCAAAAGCGACGTATTTAGCACTGCTTTTGGGGTCAGCAAGCTTAATGATGTCTGCTAGTGGAAAGCCTATCCAAGGAATGTTCATCGACCAGGCTTCAACGCAACGTAATCGATAAATACGTTCTTCTAAGGTGAATTTACGCAAGATATCGTCGTAGTCGAGTTTTACCGGGTTATTGACTAAACCATCGATCTCAACGCTCCACGGGTCAGTGACAAACTCAGAGGAATTATTGGCCGGATCGGATTTATTGGTGCCAAATTCATAAAAGTTATTGTACGACAACACCTTACTTTCTGGCGTAAGCGACAGATCAGCTTGATACTGCTGCGGTTTGGTTGGAGAGAGAGCAATGCGGCGGTCTTGTACTGATTTTTCTGGTGCCGAAAAGAGATCAAAAATGCCGGCTTGGGCATTCACTGCAACAGGCATGCTGACCGCTGCAATGCCAAGCTTTTTTAATACATCGCGACGTTCCTTATACACCGATTCCGGCGTTACTTCGCTTTCAGATAAGTTCCATCTATGATTCTTTTTTATCCACATATTCTTTCTCCGAATGTCATGCACGCTGCTGTAAAAATCGAAACACGCATGTGAACCAGACCGCTGTCATAACAATTTTCTTTCACCGAACAACATGAAAATCTTCAATCGTTTACAACCGAGACCCTAAGTAAATAATAAATAATAAATAATAAATAAAAGATTAGTTGATATTGATGACGTGGAGTTACATGGAATGGTTCACATCGGCAACGCGCAGACATTCGATAAGCGACCACTCTCATCTCGTTGTTATCGAAGGCCGTTTAAAGGGGATTGTGAGATAGAACCCGTAATCAATACGTGACTTAGAAAAAAGAGCCAGCCAAATCAGCCAGCTCTTGGTTGGAACACATGATTGTTCATCACTAGCCTGGAACCAGGCTAGTCGATTGAGGCAGAGTGACTAA is drawn from Vibrio sp. CDRSL-10 TSBA and contains these coding sequences:
- a CDS encoding transketolase C-terminal domain-containing protein; the encoded protein is MADSTSTAKIAPFIKAFPERLVNVGIAEQVLVGTAAGLALGGKVAVTCNAAPFLVSRANEQVKVDICYNNTNVKLFGLNSGASYGPLASTHHSIDDISVMRGFGNIEIYAPASPMQCRQIIDYAIDKQGPVYIRMDGKELPELFGEGYKFEPGKVDVLSEGEDILLVGMGSAMHEVVDAAAVLRDQGISSQVLCLSSIRPCDTHQLAEYLSKVQSVITVEEHNVNGGVGALICEVVAEFGTGNRVKRLGISDGGYAMAGDRKSLRAYHGFDVNGIVKTALEMLEEK
- a CDS encoding substrate-binding domain-containing protein, translated to MTFLDDYTDLKMVAKQTANWSQTEAFTRMESILQANPDIKGVISGNDTMALGAEAALKAAGRNDVIVVGFDGSDYVRDSIIAGANIKATVLQPAWDQAQMAMVQADKYIRTGSTGLDEKQLMDCILIDDSNAKTLDTFALK
- a CDS encoding substrate-binding domain-containing protein gives rise to the protein MKNKILTISALAFAMAFPGLASADNGLIAIITPSHDNPFFKAEAMGAKEKAEELGYTTLVASHDDDANKQDQLISTAIARKAKAIILDNAGSDVTIGALEKAKQAGVPAFLIDREINKTGVAVSQIVSNNYQGAQLGAEKFVELMGGEGKYVELLGRESDTNAHVRSQGYHDVS
- a CDS encoding DUF2291 family protein, with the translated sequence MSVMNFTKWSLISVICFALIGCDVVKLDKNGNPIIPMTAEEATSIKNLTPEVLAEKFWSDILQEANTVSRSIDQKTTDGRNSAFVRISGLVSAVDDNNKVGTMALETQDQKLVLQIGPIVRGNSIRDAASFINFDDFKNQVQFARLSKELNKKAIQNFTRPNSSWRGRKLDVLAAVTFKDNDVTEIIPLEIIER
- a CDS encoding ABC transporter permease yields the protein MKAKAIDGMTVPQNQFNSANIGLILLKLRTFIALFIILGFFSFTVDGFLAPSSLIIMVKHISINAFLALGITFVIITAGIDLSIGATLGFCGMVAGYLISKGIVLPMFGIAIFPSVWVIVPMVLVIGGAIGALNGLLITRYNVAPFICTLGTMYVIRGAAMLLSGGETFPGLQGNPQLGNTGFDLIGSGYLFGIPYAIWLMFLVACIIAYVAKKLPFGRHVYAIGDNERAAELSGVKVNNVKVWVYTISGLCAALAGIVVTSQLVASHPATGTAFEMNAIAAVVLGGTSLAGGRGTVVGTIIGAFVIGILADGLVMMGVSEFWQMVIKGIVIIIAVIIDQMQSKMQYKAAITSQKAVD
- a CDS encoding ATP-binding cassette domain-containing protein, whose translation is MPWIVRQMLGSDPVADFLPENREYGVKVLEAEGITCVNESESSVVNDVSFYVREGEIVGIYGLMGAGRTELFECLVGKTKYSGRFSLNGKIIGSKTTTPDRVKMGIGLVPEDRKQSGIFPVSSVASNLTISSLWKRLNGMAISEQEEGKAVEETIGNLSIKVSSPKVEIQALSGGNQQKVVIGRSLLNEPKVLLLDEPTRGIDVGAKADVFEMMVKLSQQGIGVLFSTSDLKEIMAISDRILVMSNGKLTANVLRKETTEEDLVLASAQGF
- a CDS encoding transketolase; the encoded protein is MNPYRLSTDELVKKATDIRKRIVVLNSESPAGGHTGADLSQVEIVTSLYFRILNCAPDRLEDPERDVYIQSKGHAAGGYYCCLAEAGYFPIDWLATYQHADSKLPGHPVKHKTPGVELNTGALGHGLPVAVGLALAAKKSGSKRKIYVLTGDGELAEGSNWEAALVAAHYELDNLIIINDKNKLQLAGFTEDIMKTDPLDEKWKAFGMQVTECEGNNIESVVTTLESLKPEGKPHVVIANTIKGAGISFIQGRPEWHHRVPKGEEVTLALEELNHG
- a CDS encoding ATP-binding cassette domain-containing protein, which encodes METKALDNVSYNVYRGAVNVIIGENGAGKSTLMKILAGVQQQTEGQIYIAGKPVSFDSTRSAAEHGIGMVHQELNLSDNLTVAENIFLGREKQKGFSPIDNATQCQIANELMKRLKQDIDPNEFVSNLKVGQKQLVEIAKALSGKVDVLILDEPTSALSKKEVEILFDVIRDLTAQGVSIIYISHRLEELMEIGTYITILRDGKFQSEAAVSRDQRALDSSSDAR
- the msrP gene encoding protein-methionine-sulfoxide reductase catalytic subunit MsrP, with protein sequence MWIKKNHRWNLSESEVTPESVYKERRDVLKKLGIAAVSMPVAVNAQAGIFDLFSAPEKSVQDRRIALSPTKPQQYQADLSLTPESKVLSYNNFYEFGTNKSDPANNSSEFVTDPWSVEIDGLVNNPVKLDYDDILRKFTLEERIYRLRCVEAWSMNIPWIGFPLADIIKLADPKSSAKYVAFETLYDPKQFPAQNSFSSIDYPYVEGLRLDEAMNPLTLISVGLYGKTLAPQNGAPLRLVVPWKYGFKSIKSIVRIRLTDQEPPTTWNRLAADEYGFYANVNPQVDHPRWSQASERFIGEGSVFNSRRQPTLMFNGYQEQVAYLYKNMDLRKFY
- a CDS encoding FGGY-family carbohydrate kinase, with amino-acid sequence MSQPFILAIDEGTTNAKAISVSQNGDVLSKGSVPVQLVYPHPGWAEQDPEKIWVATEEAIAACLMDLDKSFLAGVAISNQRESVLIWERSSGEALTPLVSWQCRRSEDICAEIAKKPEADLVKSLTGSVIDPLFPASKIRWLLDSIENGTQRAIRGELCAGTVDSWLVWKLTGGEQFVTDVSNASRYQLFNINTFRWDPLLLDLYQIPEQCLPEVRASAGERGVTSGVSCIIDGVPILAQAGDSHAALYGQGGFNHGVVKATYGTGSSLMVCIEDVPKHDLGVSTTVAWDDGKPMIAMEGNIIHTGSGVKFISRLLGIEDINKLSDLAWSVEDNGGVFFVPALAGLGAPYWDAKSRGLITGLTDAANQAHVARAAFESVAYQVADLFFAMQLSGGMKFSALSVDGGPSKNIELMQFQADLLQIPIIRSEISEISALGSAFMAGRALNWWPEYCDLNAIPRKVKIIKPNSENVKVKEKYKQWKMAIERTRYSPNS